acctctcaTTCCTTTTATCTGAGGTAACTCTGTCCGccggtgttttttttttcctgagCGCTCTCGTGTGCCGCTGACTCCCATTTTTCCCATTTTGcccttttttgtgtgtgtggtttgGAAGGCATCCCACTGATGCTTTGCTttctgctttccttctctgtcaTGTTTTTATTGTTATTCTTAGGTGCCCTTCTGcctcctgctctctctctttttttctgtgtgcATATCTTTTTACTCGTATCACCCTCCTGGAGCTCATTTCTTCTGCAAAGTTGTGTGCATTTTTATTCTTTCGTTGGTCGTTTGATGGTGACATTTgtcctcttctgcttccctcttcgTGAGTAGACTCGGCTACATTCCTTTGCCGTGAAGAAGCCAAatctcttctctcgtgctGTGAGTGTGACTCGATGTGCATTGATGCGTGTGTAGGCTGACTTTTTCGATTTTCTTTGCTCAGaggcctctccctcccctctcgtaGCATTCTCATTGCCCTCCCCCGACGTACAGAGATATTCTCTCATCCCGTACTTTTCATCCCCGATCCCCACTTCATTCCCTCGGTCTATCGTCCCCCCTCACAATAGGAACATCGAGCATCTTCATCATCCGGCACCTTCGCTTTGGCTCAAATAATACAAAAAGGTGCAGCAAGGGAGCCCATAAACACTAGAGAAAGGCGAGTTACCCGATCGTGCTTGCATGTGCTTGTGAGTAAGGAGCAGAGAGGATGCAAGAGAGGCAAGAGCAAAAGGTAGATGAAGATGTGATCTAGCCGGTAGAGAGACGGGCGGGAGAAGGGATTTCACGATAGAATCAATGTACATTCCTCGCATGTGTCCAGTCTCTTATATTTTTCTCCCTATGTGTGTCTATGCGCTTTATACGATGTTGCAGGATCTTGTTTCTTTTGTCCACATGTATaactgtgcgtgtgtttttatcactctctttctctctccgcctctttctctggaggagatggggcTCAAATGCGTCTTACTGTGTTCTGGGCTGTGTGTTGAGTTGTACGTGTGCTTTGTATGCCAGCGTGTACGCTCCCTCTGcgttcgtttttcttttttttttgctttcgttgttgcctctctctctctctctctatgtaTGCATATTGGGCCCACCCAACGTACAGGTGCTCAGTGGCTCTTTGTTTTTTAGTGTGTTCTTCTCACTCTTCTTCAAACCAGTGCCTGCGTACACAGCACTTCATCATAGTACCGCTCTGTCATCCGTTTCttccgctttttttcttttctcatTTCATTTGATGTTGCTCCCCTTTCGTCTGCATCCTCCCTTCGTCTCCTCTCTTGTTATCCCTGGgctcttttgtttcttcctTCTTGTCTCTCTGTAGAGTGCGATTATGAGTTGTCGTCACTTCTGCTTTGCGGTCTTCTGATGCGTagtctgtgtgtatgcgcgtatacgcgcgcgtgtgcacgtgaGCGTGTCTCATGTTGTCGTTGGATGTTCTTCTACGTACTCGTGACTCATTCCTGCAAAGCAGAAGGGtgtgagaggggagggagggggggagcagcgcGGTGCCCCAGACGGTACGCAGACGAGCGAGTAGTCGCCATATCCACACAAAAAACGGCCCCCCAATAGACGATCGATCCGCCTTTgttgcgcttctccttcgtttttgcacgtgtgtgtgtgggcccGCATGCCCCTTCTCCCGTGGCCTTCTTCCCTGTCTTTCCTCTGCGCTGTGTGCGTagcttcaccccccccccccgcactAGTCCGCCGTTTCCCCCTTATGTGTTCCCAATTATCTGACCTTTTTTTCtatcattttttttttgttttctcatGAGAGCGGGCTCTTCAGGACGGGGCGCACACCTCCGTGCGTGGTATCGCAGGGTCCAGCGCCCACACCCCCACTGCGTGTAGAGAAGCCGAGCAGCCcctctatccctgccaatgccgaaccactCCTGGTGGCGACAGGCTGAAGTGCCTACGGcgtggggaggtcagagcgcTGTAGCGCAACTGATGTCGGCAGTCGGGTCCTGGATGACGGAGcgtcagcgtgactcgaacgtacctcacccggccctcacTGGCCTACTGGTGACAGGGGGTCGGTCGCCACCCTGAGGAATGCACTGGGCGGCGACCGGCATAGTGGGGAGTAGTTGTGAAGCGACCCTCGtggcggggtgggtgggtgtggttTGTGGCAGAGGTTGTGCTCAGCTGATTGAGTTGTTATTATTCTATCCGCATGTCTACGGTTGCTTTGCATCAGGCAATGAGCCCTATGCCAGGCCTGGGAAGAGTGGAGCTGGGCTCACGTATGACAGAGAATGGACACGTTGAATCATATACTAATGCCGATGTCTTTGTTTCTTcgcgcagagaagaagggctGTGCTCGTTGATGTCAGCGTTTCTCCATGAACGGCGCTTAAGCCTCTGGAGGCATTGATTTGCTTGGGTTTCCTCCTCCGAAGCGTTTCATCTGGCGCGCAGTGTTTATTTCAAGTGAGCAGCACACGCGTGAGGGGTGTATATGTCACGAGACTGCTGCATGTGTTTTACCTATCTGAAAGTCCACGTGCTTTCCTGGCCTCCGCTTCAGAgaacctcctccctcccaaGGCCGGGCAAGGAGAGACTGAATAGGCGGAAGGAAGTGACAACGACTTCGCACCCATTTCGTAAGCGGCCATGTGCAGGTTGAGTCGGCCAATATCATGGATGTTATGCAGTTTCTTATCCGGGGGAGGATTGAAAGTTTTGTGCGCGTTTTCTACCTCTCACTGTCGCCCGCGTCGATTCCTGTTTCGTGGGACAGAGGTGGCAAAGACATTATCCAACTTCGCATCGTAGAGTAACATCGCATAGCACCTTTGTGGCCTGTGGGGTAGAGAATCAAAACGATCTCTtatgcttctctcttcaacGCTTCTCCTGGGACGCATCGGCACCTGAGTCCTTCTGATGCGTGATTTTTAAAGCTCAACTTCATTTCCCCTAACACACATTGGAGAAGGTATGCCAGTATGTATCTCTACATGAAGCACACCTTGCCCGATGTGAAGCTACTTGGCTTTATCGCCTCTGAcgtttttcccctttccttgcTTGAACAAGTGGGTTTCTGTGTGCGGAGGCCCACGCTGGGCTTGCGCAGATGTCTTCCCATAGCTTTTCAAAGAAAAAGCGCATTTGCACAAGCagccccccatccccccatCCCCCACACCAAAGgggcgaaagggaaaaggcacCATCGCTGGTCAACCCTGTACAAATCATGAGGACACCAACTGCGCCAGGTGCATTGGCGAGACGgcgttgtttttctttttttgtctgtttaatgcccccctccccctcatccACGCCTCCTTAGGCACTTCCACTTTCCTGTCCACTCCGTCTTTGAAAATGGAGACCCGATCAGACATCGTGGCTACTTAAAGCAGACAAGCGTGTCGAATGATATGAGGCGCGCAGGTCTATCGACGTGcgtctgtatgtgtgtgtgtgtgtgtgagcagTCTACCTGACCCATGtgaacagagaaaagggagctctcttcctccgcccCGATGGGCGAGACTCACCTGGCCGTTTCATATGGCGCTTGCTTGGCGTCTCCATTCCGTATCGGGAGGATCCAGTTAGGACATGTAGCGGGAGGGGTGAAGTGGCGGAGTAGATACGGCCTTCAGCACCCTCTTTGTGGTTGCTCTCATCCTCGCTGTTTCCccttcgtcttctctccacAGATAACTCTGGGTTGCCTCGTTGaccttgctctctcttccttctaCTTTCACGACCACTTTCTCCGTCCCCAACGCGAACATGTTTGGTGCAGCTACGCGTTTCACATTGAGCCTTTAGtgtttcttcctcctcataCCTCTTTGGTGGGTTTCACTTTTttgatctctctctccgtgtctCTACATTCGCCTTTGCCCGCTTTGACGCTGTACAGGATTGACCTCTTTACTCGTTTCGCTACTTTCCTCATTGTTCTCTTCACTAGTGTGTGCTCTTTGTaggcgtgtgtctctccaccgacttcctctccccttctcccaccCTCACATAACGCCGCGCATTTTCTCGCTCACGCGTCGCTTACtcactctcgctctttctttcggCAGTCATGAACACTGTTGTTCCCCCACCGCCGTCTGGCTCCATCCTGCAGAAGCAGAGCAGCTTTTCTCGACCCAAGATGAATAGTGCTGCCGCAACTACGCCCGGAGCTGTGCCCCCTGGCGCCGGCATTGCGTCTGTTGCCAACGACTCGGCAACCACGTCAAGTGCCGTACCCCAGAAGTCAGCCATGACGTTGCAGCACCCCGGACCCGCTGGCGGTccccctgctgctgtatTCTCGGCGCATCTGACTGGCGCACTCAACAAGCACcctggcgctgcgcctggTCTTCCGTCGGCCAGTTATCCTCAGCAgcccgcggcgccgcctggTATGTGGGGGCCCAACGGCCATATTGCTCGTGAGGCTCCGGCTGTGTCTCCTGAGCCCGGAGTGCAGCGGCCTGCGCACCCTCCGGCCGGTCCCCCTGTGGCCCCCTCGGCCACTAACGCGCAACCGTCCCAGCAGGCCGGCATGGTTCGCCAGAACAGCATGAACGGCAGCCTCTACGGCTCCATGggcggcggcttcggctCAATGGGTGCGGGTCAGATGACCAGCTATGGCTCCATGGGCGGTCCAATGGTGGGCTCTACCTACGGCACCACGGGTGCTCCATACGGCACCATGGTGGACCACCAGAGCGGCATGGGCGGTGACTACGGCAGCATGGGCAGGGGCATGAATGGCGGAGGCAGTGCGTACGGCTCCATGGGCGGTCAGGGAACAAACCTCTACGGATCCATGGGCGCTGAGAACTGCATGGGCTCGATGACGGGAGCCCAGACGGGCTCACTATACGGCATGGGCGGCCCCGGCCCCATGCTGATGCCGCTGGGCTCCATGTATGAGATGGGAGGCCCGATGGGTTCAATGTATGGCATGGGCGGTATTAGCACGGTGGGCATAGCGGCACAGTGGGGCAGCCTTGCGAACATGACTATGggcggccgcggcagtcAGGTAAACCGCAGCGGTATCTCGAGTGGCTACGGTGGTTTCGCGTCCGAAGCAACCCGCATTGACCCTGAGGACCTGTGCCCAAACATTGGCACCTTTGAGGGTGCCGAAGATCTGCCACGCAGCGGCAAGCGCGGCGGCAACCACCTGTACAGCCGCGACAAGCACGAAAAGCCGGTGGCGACGGGCAACTCTAACGCGTCAGCCATGACGATACGTCGCAAGTCAGATGTTACGGtaggcagtggcgcagccgGCGTCAGCAACGGTACGTCCTCTCACTCGGAGGGCATGACGAACCGCGGTGCTTCGCGTTCATCGCCGTCTACAAAGcctggtggcagcggcgccgttggCAAGGCGCGCGCGAAGGTGCCATCGAACTACAACGTGCACTCGCTCATCCTGGTAGACAAGGCCACCGGCACCGAGGTGATCACCGTTAAGAACCCCAGCACCGTCGTCTTTGAGAAGGGCGGCAAGAAGGAAACGTTCGAGGTAGACGAGGCCCTAGTCCTCGCCTCGGCAAAGGACGGCGTTGACTCGGTGCTGCTTTCGGAGCTACGCGGCAACTGGTTCAACGGCCACAATTCCGCGCTTATGCTGTGCGCTGGAAAGGGCAAGATCGCGGCGACGCAGAACGTGGCACGCCAGTTTATGCGTAAGTGTGTGGAGCGTCTGGAGAAGAATGAGAAGGATACGGGTGTCAAGTTTGACATCACGATGACGATGGTGTCACTTCGCGGTGCCGACCAGTGCTGCGACCTTCTCA
The window above is part of the Leishmania panamensis strain MHOM/PA/94/PSC-1 chromosome 33 sequence genome. Proteins encoded here:
- a CDS encoding hypothetical protein (TriTrypDB/GeneDB-style sysID: LpmP.33.3070); the protein is MNTVVPPPPSGSILQKQSSFSRPKMNSAAATTPGAVPPGAGIASVANDSATTSSAVPQKSAMTLQHPGPAGGPPAAVFSAHLTGALNKHPGAAPGLPSASYPQQPAAPPGMWGPNGHIAREAPAVSPEPGVQRPAHPPAGPPVAPSATNAQPSQQAGMVRQNSMNGSLYGSMGGGFGSMGAGQMTSYGSMGGPMVGSTYGTTGAPYGTMVDHQSGMGGDYGSMGRGMNGGGSAYGSMGGQGTNLYGSMGAENCMGSMTGAQTGSLYGMGGPGPMLMPLGSMYEMGGPMGSMYGMGGISTVGIAAQWGSLANMTMGGRGSQVNRSGISSGYGGFASEATRIDPEDLCPNIGTFEGAEDLPRSGKRGGNHLYSRDKHEKPVATGNSNASAMTIRRKSDVTVGSGAAGVSNGTSSHSEGMTNRGASRSSPSTKPGGSGAVGKARAKVPSNYNVHSLILVDKATGTEVITVKNPSTVVFEKGGKKETFEVDEALVLASAKDGVDSVLLSELRGNWFNGHNSALMLCAGKGKIAATQNVARQFMRKCVERLEKNEKDTGVKFDITMTMVSLRGADQCCDLLKSDASYEKVIMGSSPVYGPCLLELETKVHKTAGECIGSFDAGLKNAKEEKEIVVAFLILKTIKKTGADEEVHLSSLFIALCGETVTHKTDIRDKASSSPHRLFRYAVIGACVTVSGLWIASNDEEAREGLEVERKMREVKNQPPRSGNVKRFVDYTYKEIVRQKEKLEFTPGPEKKTREVHIERMEEMVKDAKDLLASPETTIPRGYSMGR